The following is a genomic window from Rutidosis leptorrhynchoides isolate AG116_Rl617_1_P2 chromosome 8, CSIRO_AGI_Rlap_v1, whole genome shotgun sequence.
atgagattaatttgttaaccaaaataatcttgataaatatcgaacaagtttgggaaagtgtggagttcacacttgtttgaacttatcttgattatgacgggggttcgggggcagcgcccccgataagcggggtccaaggggtggcaactttttattttgacccgttttgacccaaaataaaagcccggtttTTGAGCCTCTTTTTGCAGTTATGAAACTGCATCGGCAGTTGGAGATGGAACTGCCATTCGGCAGTTATAAACCCCACCCCGTTTTTGGTTATTTAATTCATTGGTACGTTTAattaattcataaaaaaaaaaaacatattctcTGTTCTATATTTTCTGAGTTTTATCCGATTGAAGATTTCGATTGTACCATCGAAATACTTTGATCTGAAAGTGATTACACGACTCTCAGATATCCGAAATCGAAACCTTGATTTACAACAGTTTACAACTTCTGATCCTAAAGTCAATTACCAAAAATGGTAATTTGACTTTTTTTTCGACTTTTGTTGTTTTTGTAGCTCTATTCTAACAGAATTTAGATGTTAACTTTGTTATTGTATTCAAAGTTGAAAGAACAACTATATGTGTGCTGTGACCATTGGTGCATGTTGATAATTAGCAACTACAAAATTGATAATTCTCTTTTAGTATTTCAAATGATTGTTGGTATGCGTTGAAAGAAGACACAATGGGTTAGATTGGGTTGACTTGGGTGGTGttcatatggtttgaaacaagcgttAATGGGCCAGATTGGGTTGGAGCTAAACTTGGTTGGTACTGGTATATATGAGTTGAAACAGTCACAATGGGTTGAGTTGGGTGTCCTGCAATGATTTCTTTGcttgttttaaaaactaaatataagtTATAGTATTTCATATAATTACACTCATATAAACTTATATAAATGTTTGATCTGACATACACTATGCTAGGCTTGATCTACCATACACTTTATGCGCgtgtatatattataatattatattatatatgtatataagaaagctcgtttaggctcgagAACTTAAACGAGCTTGATATTTGAAGCTCGAGCTCGTTTATTAAACGATTCATAATCTAGGCTCGACCTCCAGTTCGTTTAGCTCAGATCGAATCGAGGTTTAACGAACCGAATTTAAGTAGCTCACAAGTAACTCGGCTCATTTATAGGCTTATAGCTCTACCGAACGCCTTGCGTATGTTGTTTTAAATAAATGTGAAGGGCACCAAACTATTGTATGTATGAGCTTAGGGAGCAAAACCAATACATCTCGTGTTTTCGGCTATCATCGGCTATACTGATATGGAGATTACTTATTATTTATTACTTATTGTGATGATCAATCACAAACACAGTGCAATATGAAGACTACGATCTACAGgaaatgtataaaaatatataatacacAAATAGTATATCTAGGCATTCACCATGTACTCTTGAGTCTTGACTTTTTTTGAAGAGCCAAACGTTTTACTAAATTGTTTATGGCACCGAGTGGGAAACCACGAACAAtacttatgaaataaatgaatatgaCAACCTGTAATATGTCTTAAAAAAAGTACGTGATAGCTATAAAAGCTTTTCTGATCAAACCATTTTAGGACACAAAATAAAAGTTGTAGTACTCTAAATTCTAAAAAGCATCGAGAGTACTCTATGGGCAGTCTTGGGGTGTTGAGGCCTTGGCCTCAAATTGTGTGTACTTTTGTGATCTTACTAATCGCTACTATTGTCATTGCTGAACCTTACGGTAATCAAGTTCCCAAGTCTAATGGTTGGCGTTCACCAAAACCAGTTCAACATACGCCAAATTCAAAGTACGTTTATAGATCTCCACCACCACCACAGATGAAACATACATGGCCACACCTACCTCACCTTTACAAATCTACTACCCCGTCATCATATATTTATAAGTCACCGCCACCTCCATACGTTTACAAATCCCCACCTCCACCGTCACCGTCCCCGCCACATCCATACGTCTACAAAtccccaccaccaccatcaccttccCCGCCACCTCCATACGTCTACAAGtctccaccaccaccatcaccgtccCCGCCACCTCCATACGTCTACAAGTCTCCACCTCCACCATCACCGTCCCCGCCACCTCCATACGTCTACAAAtccccaccaccaccatcaccgtccCCGCCACCTCCATACGTCTACAAGTCTCCACCACCACCCTCGCCCTCCCCACCACCTCCATACATTTACAAGtccccaccaccaccatcaccgtccCCACCACCACCATACATTTACAAGTCCCCACCAACCCCATCGCCTTCCCCGCCACCTCCATATGTCTACAAGtctccaccaccaccatcaccgtccCCATCACCACCATACATCTAcaagtcaccaccaccaccatcaccttccCCGCCACCTCCTTACGTCTACAAGtccccaccaccaccatcaccttccCCGCCACCTCCTTACGTTTACAAGTCCCCACCACCACTGTCACCGTCCCCGCCACCTCCGTACATCTACAAGTCCCCACCGCCGCCATCGCCTTCCCCACCACCTCCATACGTCTACAAGTCTCCTCCCCCTCCGTCCCATATACCTTACCCCCCATATTACGACAAATTACCACATGTATCATCTAAGACTCTTCCGCAGCCTTCTTACTACTATAAGTCTCCACCACCGCCACGTCACTATTAAATCTCAAACTACTTCAACAATAACAAGTGAAGCTCGATCATCAGGAAACATCTTTGTGATGTTGCATTCAGCCCGGTTACTATTTATTCACCTTTTTATTTCTTAATCATGTTTACAAATGAGTTCTGCGAGGTCCACACATGTAATGACCTTTGTTTATTTACTTTTCTTAATCATTCATGTCATTCTTTCTGTTGATGAAAAACGGTTTTTCCAATATCGTTGTTTGTAATGTTTCCTTCCCTTTGCCAAGAGATAAGCAAGTATATATTCAAAATCATGCACTTCGTTTTATTTTAATCTCGTTACAGAACTTTGAGCTAATCATAATAAGAACCACAACCATTTTCATAACCATGAATCACCGAGCAGAAGATAATTTTGCTCGAAAAAGGAAATAAGCGACAAGCCGACAAACAATGAGTCGAGATACAACTCATAGTAATATTTGTAAAAACCATTTAAAAGGCAACTAATTCATGAATGTTCATATAGATTAAGGTACATGTTACCCAAACTGCTATCAACTATTAACATCGTTTAGATGCAGCAAGACAAACACGACTCTACACTAATCCTATCTTTGCATATACTGATTTCACGAATTACATGAAAATAAGTAAAAAATTATCAAATCCTTACTGGCTCCTAAATCCTAATAATGGGGAATGCTGAAGGTAGCCTTTAAGGCTACGTTCAagcataattatatttattatatttaagtttGAAAATAAAAAGGTGCTTTACATAAGTTTTAACAGTGGGTGAATCATCAATCCTTTAAGTGGAACTTAATTCGTACGTTCTACCTAAGTTCATAAAGTTACGTAGAGGCAGCCTGATTCACATAAGaaatatatattacataactaTACAAATTGGTGTACTACATACTTTAAAATGATGGGAACAAAAGAAATGTGTTTTACGAGCCAACGTGGTTGAATACTTACTAAACACTGAGTTTAGGTCGGAAATCAGCTTTGGCAAATGGTGCAGTGAAATCATCGGCACAAGCCATACGGATGCGCTCAGGAGTCGCTGGGTTGTCAAGAGGAAACCAACCATGAGACCCTGATTCAGCTCTTGCAGCTATAATTGCATCTTTTATGGCGAAAAACACCGATGAAGCCAGAAAAAACGGAGGTTCACCGACAGCTTTCGATGAATGTACGGCCTTGTCATTTGGAGCATCCTGTGTAGCAAACAAATCAAATATTAACGCAAAACATATACTTATACGGGTTGTCCAGAGAAGTTTCGGATTTCATCGTTTAAATTACATGCACGGTTTGTTGTTAGAAAGTTGTAAACACCAACGGCCTTTTATATGGATGTCCATTAAGTAGGTCTGCTATGCTATTGTTTGGTATGTCACTTTAACGGGCATCAAATTAAAGGCATATTGCTGGAACATAGAAAATATAGGACATCCCATGTAATTTTGTTAGTTAAAGGATGAAATTCGTAACTTGATAAAACTAAATGGTTAAGTGCTGGACGGTTCATAATCCGAATGATTCAAAGGTTCTGAATGAGTTTGGTTCTAGCGCTAAATGACAATAAGTTATTTGATAATCATTGAATTAGCAATGTTAATAATGTAAAATTACCTTGTTAACCTCTATATGAATCAAACTTAGAATATAGTTGTTTAATAAGTGCTTTTGATATAATTTGGAGaggatattacataaaatttatatgcttaatggttaagagagtattTCAGCTCTCAATGATTCAACACTGATATGAACCATTTGAACCGTTCAACATTAACTGTCATTCAGATgcactgaatggttcagcattcaacgTTGAATCATTCTATTAAGAGGTAAATAAACATATCCTTACACAAAACCACAGGGACAATATGTGTAGTTTACTCTTTTGAcctgttattattagtattcttttaATGACTGACAGCTCTTAGGGTTGTCGTTAAGGCGTATTAATGTGCTGTACAAAGCGGATTATTTTGACTTATACATGACGGCTTGTAAAATGTAAGTTATTTTTGCAGGTTAACGACATTCCTAAGGGTTGTcgttaaaagaatttttattactaattaatataaatattaatcaatataaatattaattaatacatACAAGTATTATAAGATGCTTAGAAGGTAAATAGAAGTATTATAAGATGCTTGGTGTGTTTAGAAATTGTTTGGTGTTTGTAGTTTGTTTGGGCCTCGGTGCCTTTGGTTGTATCTTTTGTTGCGAGGCTTCATTTTTTTTTATGAAGTTCTCGAGTTTTTATATAGTTTCAGTGTTGCGAGGCTTCATTTTTTTATGAAGTTCTCGAGTTTTTATATAGTTTcagttttttgaaaaaaaaaaaaaaaaaaaaaaaaaaaaaaaaggtaaatagAAAATTTAAAGGTATTACCTTCAATAAAGAAACCTTGAACTTGAAAGGTACATCATTGACAGAAGGAATTTTATAATTTCCGGGCCCACAAGTAAACAGACAACCTGGTGGGATCCACTTATGAGCATCATCACCCCATTTCAGTTCCTCAAGAGCCACCCACCCTATTCCTTGTACAAATGCTCCTTCAATCTGTATATATGAAAGTGCGCACGTTGGTTAAAAAACGTATCACGAAAAACTTTGTAAACATTTAATCCCAGCCATTAATTTTGAACTGTTGCTAAAACGACATAACAAAAAACTGAAAGGAAACGAAA
Proteins encoded in this region:
- the LOC139863489 gene encoding uncharacterized protein; its protein translation is MGSLGVLRPWPQIVCTFVILLIATIVIAEPYGNQVPKSNGWRSPKPVQHTPNSKYVYRSPPPPQMKHTWPHLPHLYKSTTPSSYIYKSPPPPYVYKSPPPPSPSPPHPYVYKSPPPPSPSPPPPYVYKSPPPPSPSPPPPYVYKSPPPPSPSPPPPYVYKSPPPPSPSPPPPYVYKSPPPPSPSPPPPYIYKSPPPPSPSPPPPYIYKSPPTPSPSPPPPYVYKSPPPPSPSPSPPYIYKSPPPPSPSPPPPYVYKSPPPPSPSPPPPYVYKSPPPLSPSPPPPYIYKSPPPPSPSPPPPYVYKSPPPPSHIPYPPYYDKLPHVSSKTLPQPSYYYKSPPPPRHY